One Halodesulfovibrio sp. DNA window includes the following coding sequences:
- a CDS encoding ABC transporter permease, which yields MLGFTIQKRQEPLKWGSFFIFLVALVFSLGVSGLLLAVQGKPPFEAMYLLWDGAFAHDWALEDTILKAIPIFLCSLGVAVCFRMQIWNIGAEGQYALGAMGATWVVLSMPDAPVWALMPLMFLAAAAFGALWAIIPALLREKMGLNEIISTLMLNYIGILLLQYLVYGAWKDPASFGFPMTIMFPDTAIIGELFGRIHWGILVCAGAGIALTVFLKHTRLGFEIMVSGENPRAARYARMPYSALVVLVMGICGALAGWAGLIETSATLNRLQPTVVVGYGFTAIVVAWLARLRITSIAGYSILLAGLRVGVENLQLELQVPASFTGIMQGLILLSVLAGQFFNWYSFQRSKRG from the coding sequence ATGCTAGGTTTTACGATTCAAAAACGTCAGGAGCCTCTTAAGTGGGGCTCCTTTTTTATCTTTCTGGTTGCGTTGGTCTTCTCCCTTGGCGTGAGCGGCTTACTTTTAGCTGTACAGGGAAAACCACCGTTCGAAGCAATGTACCTGTTATGGGACGGAGCTTTTGCACATGACTGGGCACTTGAGGATACCATTCTCAAAGCCATACCTATTTTTCTTTGCTCACTGGGCGTTGCTGTCTGCTTCCGTATGCAGATTTGGAACATCGGAGCAGAAGGGCAATATGCTCTTGGCGCAATGGGGGCTACATGGGTTGTGCTGAGTATGCCGGATGCACCTGTATGGGCGTTGATGCCGCTTATGTTTCTCGCTGCCGCCGCCTTTGGAGCACTTTGGGCTATCATTCCAGCATTGTTGCGCGAAAAGATGGGGCTGAATGAAATTATTTCTACGTTGATGCTCAACTATATCGGCATCTTGCTTTTACAGTATCTAGTGTACGGTGCGTGGAAAGACCCTGCAAGCTTCGGTTTCCCTATGACGATCATGTTTCCTGATACAGCGATTATCGGTGAGTTATTTGGTCGTATCCATTGGGGGATTCTTGTCTGTGCCGGAGCCGGTATTGCTCTGACAGTATTCTTAAAGCACACACGGCTTGGCTTTGAGATTATGGTCAGTGGTGAGAACCCGCGTGCTGCTCGCTATGCACGTATGCCATATAGTGCGCTTGTTGTGTTGGTTATGGGTATTTGCGGTGCGTTGGCTGGCTGGGCAGGACTTATTGAGACATCTGCAACGCTTAACCGTCTGCAACCGACTGTTGTCGTAGGCTACGGCTTTACCGCAATTGTTGTTGCGTGGCTTGCGCGATTGCGTATTACTTCAATTGCCGGTTACTCTATTTTGCTTGCAGGCTTACGAGTCGGTGTAGAAAACTTACAGTTGGAATTGCAGGTTCCGGCTTCGTTTACCGGCATCATGCAAGGACTTATTCTGTTGAGCGTGTTGGCTGGACAGTTCTTTAACTGGTACTCATTCCAGAGAAGCAAGCGAGGATAA
- a CDS encoding ABC transporter permease, with amino-acid sequence MGLELIIPILAATIQSGTPILYATLGEMLTERSGVLNLGVEGMMIFGAFFAFVISYYTGNPWLAFACAGILAGILGLAHAVVCLVFQGNQVVSGLALTILGVGLADFLGTPYVGMSAAGFSPFSLPLLSSIPVIGDIFFKHDALVYVSFFLPFLFWFFMNRTRWGLALGAAGENPAACFAAGLNPVKLRWAGIFFGGVLCGLGGAYLSLAYTHLWTNNMTAGRGWIAVALVIFAFWRPGRAMFGAYLFGGIMAFQLRLQAVGATLPSSLLLMLPYALTIVVLLFSSARGKGRQAPAALGVNIEPGE; translated from the coding sequence GTGGGCTTAGAACTTATTATTCCTATTCTGGCTGCGACTATTCAGTCCGGTACTCCGATTTTGTATGCAACACTTGGCGAGATGCTCACGGAGCGTTCCGGTGTATTGAACCTTGGTGTTGAAGGGATGATGATTTTCGGCGCTTTTTTTGCGTTTGTAATTTCATATTATACCGGAAATCCTTGGCTTGCATTTGCCTGTGCGGGTATTCTTGCTGGAATTTTGGGGCTTGCGCATGCTGTGGTCTGCCTTGTTTTTCAAGGGAATCAGGTTGTATCCGGACTCGCATTGACCATTCTTGGTGTCGGACTTGCTGACTTTCTCGGCACACCATACGTAGGCATGTCTGCTGCGGGATTTTCTCCGTTTTCGCTTCCCTTGCTGTCCTCCATTCCAGTGATTGGTGATATCTTTTTTAAGCACGATGCACTTGTGTATGTGTCTTTCTTTCTACCGTTTTTGTTCTGGTTCTTTATGAACAGAACACGCTGGGGGCTTGCCCTTGGTGCTGCTGGCGAAAATCCGGCTGCATGTTTTGCGGCAGGACTTAATCCCGTGAAGTTGCGGTGGGCTGGTATTTTCTTCGGTGGTGTATTGTGTGGACTTGGTGGCGCGTACCTTTCTCTCGCCTACACCCATCTCTGGACAAATAATATGACAGCGGGGCGTGGGTGGATTGCGGTAGCCTTGGTTATTTTCGCTTTCTGGCGTCCGGGACGCGCAATGTTCGGTGCGTACCTTTTTGGTGGTATTATGGCTTTTCAGCTTCGGTTACAGGCGGTTGGTGCAACATTGCCGTCATCGTTGCTGCTTATGCTTCCGTACGCTCTGACAATTGTTGTTCTTCTTTTTTCATCAGCGCGAGGCAAGGGGCGTCAGGCTCCTGCGGCTCTTGGCGTGAATATTGAGCCGGGGGAATAA
- a CDS encoding ABC transporter ATP-binding protein, translating to MAEYVNKRTNRGAFAGQSPFVRLQGISKHFGKVRANHEITLDIRPGMIKALLGENGAGKSTLMSILSGRFQQTSGDILVDGALTLFSSPKDAIKAGIGMVYQHFMLVESMTVAQNVLLGQEKAFLISPKEQEREVAELAEQYGLPIDPSATVSTLSMGEKQRVEILKLLYRDSRVLILDEPTAVLTPTETEQLFEAMWRMADQGKSLVFISHKLKEVMAVADEIAILRKGEVVDEFKEADVPNETVLANRMVGRDVELSLDAQPAELGATVLDVQGLDGDGLEDIMLSVKKGEIVAIAGVAGNGQKELVEVICGLRKPVRGDVAILGLEWHDFYPRPPRKGRSLAYIPEDRQGLATCKFVDLVDNFLLTTRHSFTTGPFLNRSKAIDTTVEIVEQFNVQPGHIDADARSLSGGNLQKLVIGREFYRQPDIIVAENPTQGLDISATEEVWQRLLEVRSRAGILLITSELNEALQLADRIAVMYRGRIIDQFPKSDTKKVNAIGLMMAGVTPE from the coding sequence GTGGCAGAATATGTAAACAAGCGAACCAACCGTGGAGCGTTTGCCGGTCAATCTCCATTTGTACGCCTGCAAGGTATCAGCAAGCATTTTGGAAAGGTACGAGCAAACCACGAGATAACACTGGATATTCGTCCCGGTATGATTAAAGCCCTTCTCGGAGAAAACGGAGCGGGGAAATCTACCTTGATGTCTATCCTTTCAGGACGATTTCAGCAAACTTCCGGTGATATTCTTGTCGATGGGGCTTTGACACTTTTTTCTTCGCCGAAAGATGCAATCAAGGCGGGCATCGGCATGGTGTACCAGCATTTCATGCTTGTCGAATCCATGACCGTTGCACAAAATGTTTTACTAGGTCAGGAAAAAGCGTTTCTCATCAGCCCGAAAGAACAGGAAAGAGAAGTTGCAGAGCTGGCTGAACAGTACGGATTGCCAATTGATCCTTCTGCAACAGTTTCTACGCTTTCCATGGGGGAAAAGCAGCGCGTAGAAATCCTTAAGCTGTTGTATCGTGACAGCCGTGTACTTATTCTTGATGAACCAACAGCTGTATTGACGCCAACAGAAACAGAGCAACTGTTTGAAGCTATGTGGCGCATGGCAGACCAAGGTAAGTCACTCGTTTTTATTTCTCATAAGCTGAAAGAAGTTATGGCGGTTGCAGATGAGATTGCTATTCTTCGCAAAGGTGAAGTGGTAGACGAGTTTAAAGAAGCTGATGTGCCGAACGAAACCGTACTTGCTAACCGTATGGTAGGGCGTGATGTTGAGCTTTCACTTGATGCACAACCGGCAGAGCTTGGTGCAACCGTTCTGGATGTTCAAGGATTGGACGGGGACGGACTTGAAGATATCATGCTGTCTGTCAAAAAAGGCGAGATTGTCGCCATTGCCGGTGTAGCAGGCAATGGTCAGAAAGAACTTGTTGAAGTTATTTGTGGTCTTCGTAAGCCTGTGCGGGGCGACGTTGCAATTCTTGGCTTGGAGTGGCACGACTTTTACCCACGGCCCCCAAGAAAAGGGCGATCACTGGCGTATATTCCAGAAGATCGTCAGGGTCTTGCCACATGCAAGTTTGTTGATCTTGTCGATAACTTTTTGCTTACTACGCGTCACTCCTTTACCACAGGACCTTTTTTGAATCGTAGTAAGGCAATTGATACCACTGTTGAAATTGTAGAACAGTTCAACGTACAACCCGGACACATTGATGCTGACGCACGTTCTCTTTCTGGTGGTAACCTACAAAAGCTTGTAATCGGTCGTGAGTTTTATCGACAGCCGGATATTATTGTTGCCGAGAACCCGACACAGGGTTTGGATATTTCTGCTACAGAAGAAGTATGGCAGCGTTTGCTTGAAGTACGCAGCCGTGCAGGTATTTTACTCATTACCTCTGAACTTAATGAAGCGCTACAGTTGGCTGACCGTATTGCCGTTATGTATCGGGGGCGCATAATCGATCAGTTCCCGAAATCAGACACTAAAAAAGTGAATGCAATCGGTTTGATGATGGCGGGTGTTACGCCTGAGTAG
- a CDS encoding VOC family protein has product MKLGYVTLYVDDIPAAIAFYQNVLGLKLRFTHESGTYAEMETGETVLAFAQHELATQLVPQGYQRAHPDNTALGMQIGFEVDNVTETYKKALANGASTVTKPEVKPWNFESAMVKDPTGHLVEFAKELHPVNPS; this is encoded by the coding sequence ATGAAGCTAGGTTACGTTACTCTATATGTTGATGACATTCCGGCAGCAATTGCGTTCTACCAAAACGTACTCGGTCTGAAGCTCCGCTTCACGCATGAAAGTGGTACGTACGCAGAAATGGAAACCGGAGAGACAGTACTTGCCTTTGCTCAGCATGAACTTGCCACTCAACTTGTTCCACAGGGATATCAAAGAGCACATCCAGACAACACAGCACTCGGAATGCAGATAGGCTTTGAGGTGGATAATGTAACTGAAACGTATAAAAAAGCGTTAGCAAACGGCGCTAGCACTGTAACAAAGCCAGAAGTCAAACCATGGAATTTTGAATCTGCTATGGTCAAAGACCCTACAGGACATCTGGTTGAATTTGCTAAAGAGCTGCATCCGGTTAACCCTTCATAG
- a CDS encoding multiheme c-type cytochrome — MRKFLHKITLLSIFIAGGVLMTALAANAGVVGEKKLVIKRGYSKEAASCIECHSVKTPGIIASWKNGRMGNAGISCYDCHAVEKDSPMASQCEGLKGTDIYISPMVSAKTCARCHPYEAEEFSKSAHANLAGKPLIESEKFKKLIATEGADFLGEKEGSMVNRASGAGGCQACHGTEVELGPDNKPVKMTWPGGVGTRYPDGGIGNCTVCHTRHQFSVAEARKPEACASCHLGPDHPHIEIYEESKHGQIFNAHGDEWNWEAASGAWQPGDYTAPTCAVCHMSGIGTLESTHNVTSRLKWNLVHKRSEIRTGERGDGVEGDKKMRQVCKSCHGESHIDAQRQLLDNSVALYNKYWDGAVKMKKELAAKGLLKEDKWKDPYQELMYYLWHHCGRRARHGSAMNGPDYSHWHGFFQVFQVYKDMEDIYNWRIKNNKIEELSPVMSTGPL; from the coding sequence GTGAGGAAATTTCTGCATAAAATTACGCTGTTAAGCATCTTTATAGCTGGTGGAGTTCTTATGACTGCACTTGCTGCAAATGCAGGCGTAGTTGGCGAAAAAAAACTTGTAATCAAACGCGGCTACAGTAAAGAAGCAGCGTCTTGTATTGAGTGTCACTCAGTTAAGACACCGGGCATTATTGCTAGCTGGAAAAATGGTCGCATGGGCAACGCTGGCATATCCTGTTACGACTGTCATGCTGTTGAAAAAGACTCCCCTATGGCGAGCCAGTGTGAAGGCCTGAAAGGTACAGATATCTACATCTCCCCTATGGTTTCCGCTAAAACCTGTGCACGCTGTCACCCGTACGAAGCAGAAGAATTTTCAAAATCTGCTCATGCTAACCTTGCAGGTAAGCCGTTAATCGAGTCCGAAAAATTCAAAAAACTTATCGCAACAGAAGGCGCTGACTTCCTTGGCGAAAAAGAAGGCTCCATGGTCAATCGTGCCTCAGGTGCTGGCGGTTGTCAGGCTTGTCACGGCACAGAAGTCGAGCTTGGCCCAGATAACAAGCCGGTTAAAATGACTTGGCCGGGCGGTGTCGGAACACGTTACCCAGATGGCGGCATCGGCAACTGCACAGTATGTCATACACGTCACCAGTTCTCCGTTGCAGAAGCGCGCAAACCTGAAGCGTGTGCCTCATGTCACCTTGGTCCAGATCATCCGCATATTGAAATCTACGAAGAATCCAAACACGGTCAGATTTTCAACGCCCACGGTGATGAATGGAACTGGGAAGCAGCTTCCGGCGCATGGCAGCCGGGTGACTACACTGCACCTACCTGTGCGGTCTGCCATATGAGCGGCATCGGCACACTTGAGTCTACGCACAACGTAACATCCCGTCTCAAATGGAACCTTGTACACAAACGTTCCGAAATCCGTACTGGTGAACGCGGAGATGGCGTTGAAGGCGACAAGAAGATGCGTCAGGTTTGTAAAAGCTGTCACGGTGAATCCCACATCGACGCACAGCGTCAGCTGCTGGATAACAGTGTTGCTCTGTACAACAAGTACTGGGACGGCGCTGTAAAAATGAAGAAAGAACTCGCTGCCAAGGGTCTGCTCAAAGAAGATAAATGGAAAGATCCATATCAGGAACTTATGTACTACCTGTGGCACCATTGTGGTCGTCGTGCTCGCCACGGTTCAGCTATGAATGGTCCTGACTATTCACACTGGCATGGCTTCTTCCAAGTTTTCCAGGTCTACAAAGATATGGAAGACATCTACAACTGGCGTATCAAAAACAATAAAATTGAAGAACTCAGTCCTGTAATGAGTACTGGTCCTCTTTAA
- a CDS encoding NapC/NirT family cytochrome c, protein MPEKADVRKKSKRSIWLSGAIMGVALTVVSVLASGYMVEATNTDTFCVSCHVMKPFQTSWKESKHGGMNSKGFQAQCVDCHLPHGSFVEYLTAKAVTGVSDVVNNMLIDPYTYDWAAAADRNRTKFTYDNACRKCHVNLLPKEISKGGLIAHRDYLRGDTGKKCASCHEHVGHKNMRIHTKEYFATKK, encoded by the coding sequence ATGCCTGAGAAGGCAGATGTGAGAAAAAAATCAAAACGCTCTATCTGGCTCAGTGGAGCCATTATGGGCGTTGCACTGACAGTCGTCAGTGTACTTGCATCTGGCTACATGGTTGAAGCAACCAATACAGATACATTCTGTGTGAGCTGCCACGTTATGAAGCCGTTCCAAACATCGTGGAAGGAGTCAAAACACGGCGGAATGAATTCCAAAGGCTTTCAGGCGCAATGCGTCGATTGTCATCTACCGCACGGTTCCTTTGTGGAATATCTCACAGCAAAAGCAGTCACTGGCGTATCTGACGTAGTCAACAACATGCTTATTGATCCGTACACATATGATTGGGCAGCTGCTGCCGATCGTAACCGTACAAAATTCACGTATGACAATGCGTGCCGTAAGTGCCACGTAAACCTGTTGCCAAAAGAAATCTCTAAAGGCGGGCTTATTGCCCACAGGGACTACCTACGAGGCGATACTGGCAAAAAGTGTGCAAGCTGCCACGAGCATGTCGGACATAAGAACATGCGAATTCACACTAAAGAGTACTTTGCAACGAAAAAGTAG